The proteins below are encoded in one region of Hordeum vulgare subsp. vulgare chromosome 3H, MorexV3_pseudomolecules_assembly, whole genome shotgun sequence:
- the LOC123443369 gene encoding MFS18 protein-like, giving the protein MEKSTKMVAVLVLAVLAAATGAEARNIKTTEAAAASKDAVLQPTTFPPFDRLGGGSPALGGGLPGSSGMPGFSLPGSGGATPSFGGIGSMPFLGGSSPGLGGSPGLGGFGGMPGSPAAAAVDDHAKKP; this is encoded by the coding sequence ATGGAGAAGTCTACCAAGATGGTGGCGGTGCTCGTCCTCGCCGTGCTGGCCGCGGCAACCGGCGCCGAGGCGAGGAACATCAAGACGACGGAGGCGGCAGCTGCCAGCAAGGACGCGGTCCTCCAGCCAACGACCTTTCCGCCGTTCGACCGCTTAGGCGGCGGGTCGCCGGCGTTGGGCGGCGGCCTCCCCGGCAGCAGCGGCATGCCCGGATTCAGCCTCCCCGGCAGCGGCGGCGCCACCCCGAGCTTCGGCGGCATCGGCAGCATGCCCTTCCTCGGCGGCAGCTCCCCTGGTCTCGGCGGCTCCCCCGGCCTCGGCGGCTTCGGCGGCATGCCGGGCTCCCCCGCTGCAGCTGCCGTCGACGACCACGCCAAGAAGCCGTGA